One region of Zingiber officinale cultivar Zhangliang chromosome 7B, Zo_v1.1, whole genome shotgun sequence genomic DNA includes:
- the LOC122006826 gene encoding receptor-like protein kinase HSL1 — translation MSGRIPPSISKCSKLNNIQLYGNHFTGDVPAGLWSAVNLTIVILRDNSFSGEIPSSLPWNLTRLDISNNRFSGQIPSSAYNLLVFNARNNAFSGHLPTSMAGLPSLQTLALGGNAIGGSIPADISVLRYLTELDLSRNQLSGEIPSSIGDLVVLNSLDLSVNQLTGSIPSAMGGLRFSFLNLSSNSFTGEIPAALQSGAYDRSFLASHGLCAASGGVLLNVPACHRGGSGSGGLAHRLHILFFTLGAAVLLMAAVFAAFVYRDQKKRRRSAGRYDDDDLSHWKLTSFQAVDFTESNILRGMKEENAIGSGGAGQVYKVALGNRAGEVVAVKKIWNTKRLSNKLEKSFLAEVEILGSIRHKNIVRLLCCISSADSKLLVYEFMENQSLDKWLHGNRGPLDWPRRLDIAIGAARGLSYMHHECLPPVIHRDVKSSNILLDPDFDARIADFGLARLLVRPGEPETVSIIAGSFGYMAPECGYSRRLNEKVDVFSFGVVLLELTTGREANNDGAECNLAEWAWMQFQEGRNLSEVVDPTMGDDSPYTEDVTTVFKLGLLCTDTLPSRRPTMKDVLQMLLECNRPWAAGGKADSIRAPHLPSQIKSGSQRKESTIVDEVDDDTIAIKVWGEEEER, via the exons ATGAGCGGGCGGATCCCGCCGTCCATCAGCAAATGCTCCAAGCTCAATAATATCCAGTTGTATGGAAATCACTTCACCGGCGATGTTCCGGCCGGGCTGTGGTCGGCGGTGAATCTGACTATTGTGATCCTGCGGGATAACTCTTTCTCTGGCGAAATCCCGAGCTCGCTCCCATGGAACCTGACGAGGTTGGACATCAGCAACAACCGGTTCAGCGGCCAGATCCCGAGCTCTGCCTACAACCTCTTGGTGTTCAACGCGAGGAACAACGCCTTCTCTGGCCACCTCCCGACGAGCATGGCTGGGCTGCCGAGTCTCCAAACGCTCGCCCTCGGTGGCAACGCAATCGGCGGAAGCATCCCGGCAGATATATCGGTGCTGAGATATCTCACGGAGCTCGATCTCAGCCGCAATCAGCTCAGCGGCGAGATCCCGTCGTCGATTGGGGATCTTGTAGTGCTCAATTCACTCGATCTGTCCGTGAACCAGCTCACCGGTTCGATCCCCTCGGCGATGGGCGGCCTCAGGTTCTCCTTCCTGAACCTCTCCTCCAACAGCTTCACCGGCGAAATCCCGGCAGCGCTACAGAGTGGGGCGTACGACCGCAGCTTCCTTGCGAGCCATGGGCTCTGCGCCGCCAGTGGCGGCGTTCTTCTCAACGTGCCCGCCTGCCACCGCGGCGGCAGCGGTTCCGGCGGACTCGCCCACCGACTCCACATCCTCTTCTTTACCCTGGGCGCGGCCGTGTTACTGATGGCGGCGGTCTTCGCGGCCTTCGTCTACAGGGACCAGAAGAAGCGTAGGAGATCTGCCGGACGCTACGACGACGACGACCTCTCTCATTGGAAGCTGACCTCGTTCCAGGCGGTGGACTTCACCGAATCCAACATCCTCCGTGGCATGAAGGAGGAGAACGCGATCGGCAGTGGAGGCGCTGGGCAGGTCTACAAAGTCGCCCTGGGTAACCGCGCCGGCGAGGTCGTGGCGGTGAAGAAAATCTGGAACACCAAGAGGCTGAGCAACAAGCTCGAAAAGAGCTTCCTCGCCGAGGTGGAGATTCTCGGCTCCATTCGCCACAAGAACATCGTCAGGCTCCTCTGCTGCATCTCCAGCGCTGACTCGAAGCTGCTCGTCTACGAGTTCATGGAGAACCAGAGCCTCGACAAGTGGCTACACGGAAACCGGGGGCCCCTGGACTGGCCGCGACGGCTCGATATCGCCATCGGAGCTGCTCGAGGACTCAGCTACATGCACCATGAATGCTTGCCGCCGGTCATTCACCGCGACGTCAAGTCAAGCAACATACTTCTCGATCCCGACTTCGACGCCCGGATCGCCGACTTCGGGCTCGCTCGGCTGCTGGTTAGGCCCGGCGAGCCCGAGACGGTCTCCATCATCGCCGGTTCCTTCGGCTACATGGCCCCTG AATGTGGTTACTCGAGGCGATTGAACGAGAAAGTGGACGTGTTCAGCTTCGGCGTTGTTCTTCTCGAGCTGACGACCGGAAGAGAAGCGAACAACGACGGCGCGGAGTGCAACTTAGCGGAGTGGGCGTGGATGCAGTTCCAAGAAGGCAGGAATCTGAGCGAGGTCGTCGACCCGACGATGGGAGACGACTCGCCGTACACGGAGGACGTCACGACCGTCTTCAAGCTGGGTCTCCTCTGCACCGATACTTTACCTTCGAGACGTCCCACCATGAAGGATGTCTTGCAGATGTTGCTAGAGTGCAACCGGCCGTGGGCCGCCGGAGGAAAGGCTGACAGCATTCGAGCGCCGCACCTCCCGTCGCAGATCAAGTCCGGTAGTCAACGCAAAGAGTCAACCATTGTTGACGAAGTGGACGATGACACGATTGCGATCAAGGTTTGGGGCGAAGAGGAAGAGAGATAG
- the LOC122004663 gene encoding receptor-like protein 52, protein MAAKAGPYLFSLFLFLLILSFSSTARSQSPSTNERLLLLRIQQDWADPYLDSTWNTSSWPGVDFSADGSVVNITLSNPSDSDPMLSRPIPASLCLLRNLTHLDLSYNNIPGEFPVALYNCSSLSYLDLSQNLFVGVVPTDVDRLSPLLTHLDLSSNNFSGDVPPSIGRFPALRSLILNSNLFNGSFPKEIGNLSNLETLYLSYNSFAPIRVPADFGNLTKLRDLRMVSTNIVGEIPTWLSNLTGLVLLDLSSNSLTGQIPSGIWRIPKLEQLYLFYNNLSGPIVIDGSIALGFQVIDVSINKINGSIPEEFGNLQNLSDLFLYYNQFSGEIPASIGRLPSLRDLRYPAKSLKGCATAAS, encoded by the exons ATGGCTGCCAAAGCCGGCCCATATCTGTTCTCTTTGTTCCTATTCCTCCTTATCCTTTCATTCTCCTCCACTGCGAGGTCCCAGTCGCCGTCGACCAACGAGCGGCTGCTCCTCCTCCGCATCCAACAGGACTGGGCTGACCCCTACCTtgactccacctggaacacctcCTCCTGGCCCGGCGTCGACTTCTCCGCCGACGGTTCCGTCGTCAACATCACCCTTTCCAACCCTTCCGACTCCGACCCTATGCTCTCCCGCCCTATCCCTGCCTCCCTCTGCCTCCTCCGTAATCTCACCCACCTCGACCTCAGCTACAACAACATCCCTGGCGAGTTCCCCGTCGCCCTATACAACTGTTCCTCCCTCAGCTACCTCGACCTCTCGCAGAACCTCTTCGTTGGCGTCGTCCCCACCGACGTCGACCGCCTCTCCCCTCTGCTCACCCACCTCGACCTCTCTTCCAACAACTTCTCCGGCGACGTCCCGCCATCCATCGGCCGGTTCCCGGCGCTTCGCTCGCTGATCCTCAACAGCAACCTCTTCAACGGCAGCTTCCCCAAAGAAATCGGCAATCTCTCCAATCTCGAGACCCTCTACCTCTCCTACAATTCCTTCGCGCCGATTAGGGTTCCGGCGGATTTCGGCAACCTGACCAAGCTCAGAGACCTCCGGATGGTGAGTACCAACATCGTCGGAGAGATCCCGACCTGGCTCTCCAATCTAACCGGGTTGGTTCTATTGGACTTGTCGTCGAACTCGCTCACCGGCCAAATTCCTAGCGGAATTTGGAGGATTCCCAAACTGGAGCAGTTATATTTGTTTTATAACAATCTATCCGGACCAATCGTCATCGACGGATCGATCGCCCTGGGCTTTCAAGTGATCGATGTGTCCATCAACAAAATCAATGGTTCTATCCCTGAAGAATTCGGGAACTTGCAGAACCTCTCTGATCTCTTCTTGTACTACAACCAATTCTCCGGCGAGATACCGGCCAGCATCGGCCGCCTCCCGTCTTTGAGAGATCTCC GATATCCGGCGAAATCCCTGAAGGGCTGTGCAACGGCGGCGAGTTGA